Proteins encoded together in one Micromonospora auratinigra window:
- a CDS encoding LPXTG cell wall anchor domain-containing protein — MKLSPSTRRWLAGLGVAGAFVAASAAPAAAESTAKLYVLLPDTTVAVGSAGVVKGPLLLAEEATTLRDVSIRYDYRALSGKVTVTGDDPGNDCSAPETGVLVCQEPFPVTVDEWFGGFPTRVKIAPTEAAKLDDSGNMKITVLTGDTVRATSTSRIRVGEGVDLAAGPSTDVTVDITKNFGNFSAPVTVSNVGGTTVKSVVALFAQDWAITPADRWSNCYYEEDILLACQFDEEIAPGETRSATFNYSLRPDTYAPGRVFGQTEFITPDDLDDALSIFEKFDGKAAKRGTGAKLALKKAPAARAAQTDVDPTNNFTQLNVNVRGKRGADLAAVGATLRGTKGSTVKADLGFRNNGPATLDFSHSDSEVTLVDVTVPTGTTAVTVPEECVPFKGDKTRYDETAGTPGAAAYRCFPGPFAPAGELLTGRFTFRIDKAVPNAEGSVRINAKCECSAGFKDDLKPANDLAKIVVNPAGTGGQGGGDDPTLPLTGSATGLIAGLGALLLAAGAGGYVVARRRRTRFVA, encoded by the coding sequence TTGAAGCTCAGCCCTTCGACTCGGCGTTGGCTGGCCGGGCTCGGCGTCGCAGGCGCGTTCGTCGCCGCCTCCGCCGCCCCCGCCGCCGCCGAGAGCACCGCCAAGCTCTACGTCCTGCTGCCGGACACCACCGTCGCCGTCGGTTCCGCCGGCGTGGTGAAGGGTCCGCTCCTCCTCGCCGAGGAGGCCACCACCCTCCGGGACGTCTCCATCCGGTACGACTACCGCGCGCTGTCCGGCAAGGTCACCGTCACCGGCGACGACCCGGGCAACGACTGCTCCGCGCCGGAGACCGGTGTGCTGGTCTGCCAGGAGCCCTTCCCGGTGACCGTGGACGAGTGGTTCGGGGGCTTCCCCACCCGGGTGAAGATCGCCCCGACCGAGGCCGCCAAGCTGGACGACAGCGGCAACATGAAGATCACCGTGCTGACCGGTGACACGGTGCGGGCCACCTCCACCTCCCGGATCCGGGTCGGCGAGGGTGTCGACCTGGCCGCCGGCCCGAGCACCGACGTCACCGTCGACATCACCAAGAACTTCGGCAACTTCTCCGCACCGGTCACGGTGAGCAACGTGGGCGGCACGACGGTCAAGAGTGTGGTGGCCCTGTTCGCCCAGGACTGGGCGATCACCCCCGCCGACCGGTGGAGCAACTGCTACTACGAGGAAGACATCCTGCTGGCCTGCCAGTTCGACGAGGAGATCGCGCCGGGCGAGACCCGCTCCGCCACCTTCAACTACTCGCTGCGGCCCGACACGTACGCGCCGGGCAGGGTGTTCGGGCAGACCGAGTTCATCACCCCGGACGACCTGGACGACGCGCTCAGCATCTTCGAGAAGTTCGACGGCAAGGCGGCCAAGCGGGGCACCGGCGCAAAGCTGGCGCTCAAGAAGGCGCCCGCCGCGCGGGCCGCGCAGACCGACGTCGACCCGACCAACAACTTCACCCAGCTGAACGTGAACGTCCGTGGCAAGCGTGGCGCGGACCTGGCCGCGGTCGGTGCCACCCTGCGGGGCACCAAGGGCAGCACCGTGAAGGCGGACCTCGGCTTCCGCAACAACGGTCCGGCCACGCTGGACTTCTCGCACTCCGACTCGGAGGTCACCCTCGTCGACGTGACCGTCCCCACCGGCACCACCGCCGTCACGGTGCCGGAGGAGTGCGTGCCGTTCAAGGGTGACAAGACGCGGTACGACGAGACCGCCGGCACCCCCGGCGCTGCTGCCTACCGCTGCTTCCCGGGCCCCTTCGCGCCCGCCGGTGAGCTGCTGACCGGCCGCTTCACGTTCCGCATCGACAAGGCCGTGCCGAACGCCGAGGGCAGCGTCCGGATCAACGCGAAGTGCGAGTGCTCGGCCGGGTTCAAGGACGACCTCAAGCCGGCCAACGACCTGGCCAAGATCGTGGTGAACCCGGCCGGCACCGGGGGGCAGGGCGGTGGCGACGACCCGACGCTGCCGCTCACCGGTTCCGCCACCGGCCTGATCGCCGGCCTCGGTGCGCTGCTGCTCGCCGCCGGCGCCGGCGGCTACGTGGTGGCCCGCCGCCGCCGCACCCGCTTCGTCGCCTGA
- a CDS encoding LOG family protein gives MPTPPPADVIAPHDTSSDEIESRSELDRHLADGTLAGLTVQGLRLDLDPVPDLRTVEVTGTLFVGCRFADREVGADLVRRGANVVPPFSGLPYPTQPAHLYTPDDLAAGFADGGFAGMYDTRVYAHFRRHGGALPDVREALGQRLHDHGVDNALADATRTWLAVHGPQSVVGVMGGHAVPRGSAAYRMAAVLGWELARADRLVVTGGGPGVMEAANLGAFLAAWPAEELDRAIDLLATAPDFTDHDRYTEVALRVRERYVAGPALPTPRPAAAGTEWARSGGLAIPTWLYGHEPANLFAGRIAKYFSNAIREDTILRLARGGIVFAPGRAGTVQEVFQAATKTYYGTDGASGAYVFLDRTYWTDELPVEALLRPLFAASPFGDLSPTVHLTDDVREAVRVLTAG, from the coding sequence GTGCCGACCCCACCTCCCGCGGACGTCATCGCGCCGCACGACACCAGCTCCGACGAGATCGAGAGCCGCAGCGAACTCGACCGTCATCTCGCCGACGGCACCCTCGCCGGGTTGACCGTGCAGGGCCTCCGCCTCGACCTCGACCCCGTTCCCGACCTGCGCACCGTCGAGGTCACCGGCACCCTCTTCGTGGGCTGCCGCTTCGCCGACCGGGAGGTCGGCGCGGACCTGGTCCGGCGCGGCGCGAACGTGGTGCCGCCCTTCTCCGGGCTGCCCTACCCGACCCAGCCGGCGCACCTCTACACCCCCGACGACCTGGCCGCCGGGTTCGCCGACGGCGGCTTCGCCGGGATGTACGACACCCGGGTGTACGCGCACTTCCGCCGGCACGGCGGCGCGCTGCCGGACGTCCGGGAGGCGCTCGGCCAGCGGCTGCACGACCACGGGGTGGACAACGCCCTCGCCGACGCGACCCGGACCTGGCTGGCGGTGCACGGGCCGCAGTCCGTGGTGGGCGTGATGGGCGGCCACGCGGTGCCGCGCGGCAGTGCCGCGTACCGGATGGCGGCGGTGCTGGGCTGGGAGCTGGCCCGGGCCGACCGGCTGGTGGTGACCGGTGGCGGGCCGGGCGTGATGGAGGCCGCCAACCTGGGCGCGTTCCTGGCCGCCTGGCCGGCCGAGGAGCTGGACCGGGCCATCGACCTGCTGGCCACCGCGCCGGACTTCACCGACCACGACCGCTACACCGAGGTGGCGCTGCGGGTCCGGGAGCGGTACGTGGCCGGGCCGGCCCTGCCCACCCCGCGCCCGGCGGCCGCCGGCACCGAGTGGGCGCGCTCCGGCGGCCTGGCGATCCCCACCTGGCTGTACGGGCACGAGCCGGCGAACCTGTTCGCCGGGCGGATCGCCAAGTACTTCTCCAACGCGATCCGGGAGGACACCATCCTGCGACTGGCCCGGGGCGGGATCGTCTTCGCGCCCGGCCGGGCCGGCACGGTGCAGGAGGTGTTCCAGGCCGCCACCAAGACCTACTACGGCACCGACGGGGCCAGCGGCGCGTACGTCTTCCTGGACCGCACGTACTGGACCGACGAGCTGCCGGTGGAGGCGTTGCTGCGTCCGCTCTTCGCCGCCTCCCCGTTCGGCGACCTCTCCCCCACGGTGCACCTCACCGACGACGTCCGCGAGGCGGTCCGGGTGCTGACCGCCGGCTGA
- a CDS encoding 3' terminal RNA ribose 2'-O-methyltransferase Hen1 translates to MLLTLTTTHRPATDLGHLLVKHPDRVQSFDLPAGTAHVLYPEADEQRCTAALLVEVDPLELGGGRGRRKAATPDGFTLGQYVNDRPYAASSLLSSALAKVFRSALRGESRDRPELAATAIPLVVRVPVLRCRGGAELAGRVFAPLGWTVTATPIPLDETYPEWGESRYVDLTLTGTVRLADALNHLYVLLPVLDDAKHYWVAPDEVEKLLRAGAGWLAEHPERNLITRRYLAHRRALAGEALARLAEVRLADEPPADDTVEAEPIAERPRASLAVRRRDAVLAALRDSGASRVLDLGCGGGALLTALVADRRFSEVVGTDVSSQALTMAARRLRLDRLPERQRDRVRLWQSALTYRDDRLRGYDAAVLMEVVEHLDPPRLPALQDAVFGHARPATVVVTTPNVEYNVRYEGLGAGRFRHADHRFEWTRAEFAAWVERVATEHGYTATISGVGDEDPEVGSPTQLAVLTRKEETPA, encoded by the coding sequence GTGCTGCTGACCCTCACCACGACGCACCGCCCCGCGACCGACCTCGGCCACCTCCTCGTCAAGCACCCGGACCGCGTGCAGAGCTTCGACCTGCCCGCCGGCACCGCGCACGTGCTCTATCCCGAGGCGGACGAGCAGCGGTGCACGGCGGCGCTGCTGGTCGAGGTGGACCCGCTCGAGCTGGGCGGCGGGCGGGGTCGCCGGAAGGCGGCCACCCCGGACGGCTTCACCCTCGGCCAGTACGTCAACGACCGCCCGTACGCGGCCTCCAGCCTGCTCTCGTCGGCGCTGGCCAAGGTGTTCCGCTCGGCGCTGCGCGGCGAGTCCCGGGACCGGCCGGAGCTGGCCGCCACCGCGATCCCACTGGTCGTACGGGTGCCGGTGCTGCGCTGCCGGGGCGGCGCGGAGCTGGCCGGACGGGTCTTCGCCCCGCTGGGCTGGACGGTGACGGCCACCCCGATCCCGCTCGACGAGACGTACCCGGAGTGGGGCGAGAGCCGGTACGTCGACCTGACGCTCACCGGCACGGTACGGCTCGCCGACGCGCTCAACCACCTGTACGTGCTGCTGCCGGTGCTGGACGACGCCAAGCACTACTGGGTCGCTCCGGACGAGGTGGAGAAGCTGCTCCGGGCCGGTGCCGGCTGGCTGGCCGAGCACCCCGAGCGGAACCTGATCACCCGTCGCTACCTGGCCCACCGCCGGGCCCTGGCCGGCGAGGCGCTGGCCCGCCTGGCCGAGGTGCGCCTCGCCGACGAGCCGCCCGCCGACGACACCGTCGAGGCCGAGCCGATCGCGGAGAGGCCCCGGGCCTCGCTGGCCGTACGCCGGCGGGACGCGGTGCTCGCGGCGCTCCGCGACAGTGGCGCGAGCCGGGTGCTGGACCTGGGCTGCGGTGGTGGCGCCCTGCTCACCGCGCTGGTCGCCGACCGACGGTTCAGCGAGGTGGTCGGCACCGACGTGTCCAGCCAGGCGCTCACGATGGCGGCCCGCCGGCTGCGGCTGGACCGGCTGCCGGAGCGGCAGCGGGACCGGGTCCGGCTGTGGCAGTCGGCGCTGACCTACCGGGACGACCGGCTGCGCGGTTACGACGCGGCGGTGCTGATGGAGGTGGTCGAGCACCTCGACCCGCCCCGGCTGCCGGCGCTCCAGGACGCGGTGTTCGGGCACGCCCGGCCCGCCACCGTCGTGGTGACCACCCCGAACGTCGAGTACAACGTCCGCTACGAGGGGCTCGGGGCGGGCCGGTTCCGGCACGCCGACCACCGGTTCGAGTGGACCCGGGCCGAGTTCGCGGCCTGGGTGGAGCGGGTCGCCACCGAGCACGGCTACACCGCCACCATCTCCGGCGTCGGCGACGAGGACCCGGAGGTCGGCAGCCCGACCCAGCTCGCCGTGCTGACCCGGAAGGAGGAGACCCCCGCATGA
- a CDS encoding phage holin family protein, giving the protein MGFLIRLVITAIALWITTLIVPGVAVTGRNGANSAFTLLVVALIFGVVNAVLKPVIKVFGCVFYLLTLGLFALVVNALLFLLTDWIARGLHLPFHVDGFWAAFWGAIVMAVVSWLISVAVPDRLERS; this is encoded by the coding sequence GTGGGCTTCCTGATCCGACTGGTGATCACCGCGATCGCGCTGTGGATCACCACGCTGATCGTGCCCGGGGTGGCGGTGACCGGCCGCAACGGGGCGAACAGCGCGTTCACCCTGCTCGTGGTGGCGCTCATCTTCGGCGTGGTCAACGCGGTGCTGAAGCCCGTGATCAAGGTGTTCGGCTGCGTGTTCTACCTGCTCACCCTCGGTCTCTTCGCGCTGGTGGTGAATGCCCTGCTGTTCCTGCTCACCGACTGGATCGCCCGGGGGCTGCACCTGCCCTTCCACGTCGACGGCTTCTGGGCCGCCTTCTGGGGCGCGATCGTGATGGCGGTGGTGAGCTGGCTGATCAGCGTCGCGGTGCCGGACCGGCTGGAGCGTTCGTGA
- a CDS encoding LCP family protein has protein sequence MIEDDLRSAFARHEALVPPAGPLRAAIDRTVVHRRRRRLRLRLAGTALAVVAAALVGFTAVGPRPPETGNLLAGPLPTPAGAVNVLLLGVDQAGEGRRADSVLLVHVPADRSRLYLVSLPRDLLVPVPGRGTDKLNASFAIGAGPDGTDLAGGYRTTRQVVAGLTGVPIDAGAVLTYRATRELTDAVGGVPVCLPAAVRSVHTERRFRAGCHRLDGAAAVDLLRQRYGLPDGGLDRDRNAGRYAAGLLTRVREQGGLTNPVLLSRLVTTVGPDLVTDTGQLSLPALVSAVGNAADVEPAVVGLPVSHWEQGPYGFRLDPALAPGFLTALRTDRLGEWTAAHPRQVTALR, from the coding sequence ATGATCGAGGACGACCTGCGGTCCGCCTTTGCCCGGCACGAGGCGCTCGTCCCGCCGGCCGGCCCGCTGCGCGCCGCCATCGACCGGACGGTGGTCCACCGTCGGCGGCGTCGCCTGCGCCTCCGGCTCGCCGGCACGGCGCTGGCGGTGGTCGCCGCCGCCCTGGTCGGCTTCACCGCGGTCGGGCCGCGTCCACCGGAGACCGGGAACCTGCTGGCCGGCCCCCTGCCGACGCCGGCCGGGGCGGTGAACGTGCTGCTCCTCGGCGTGGACCAGGCCGGTGAGGGCCGGCGGGCCGACTCCGTGCTGCTGGTGCACGTCCCGGCGGACCGCAGCCGGCTCTACCTGGTCTCCCTCCCGCGCGACCTGCTGGTGCCGGTCCCCGGCCGGGGGACCGACAAGCTCAACGCGTCCTTCGCCATCGGCGCGGGGCCGGACGGCACGGATCTGGCCGGCGGGTACCGGACGACCCGGCAGGTGGTCGCCGGGCTCACCGGCGTACCGATCGACGCGGGCGCGGTGCTCACCTACCGGGCGACCCGCGAGCTCACCGACGCGGTCGGGGGTGTGCCGGTCTGCCTGCCGGCGGCGGTGCGCTCGGTGCACACGGAGCGGCGGTTCCGGGCCGGTTGCCACCGGCTCGACGGCGCGGCGGCGGTGGACCTGCTGCGGCAGCGTTACGGCCTCCCGGACGGCGGCCTGGACCGGGACCGCAACGCCGGCCGGTACGCGGCCGGACTGCTGACCCGGGTCCGGGAGCAGGGGGGACTCACGAACCCGGTGCTGCTCAGCCGGCTGGTCACGACGGTCGGTCCCGACCTGGTGACCGATACCGGCCAACTGTCCCTGCCGGCGCTGGTCTCGGCGGTCGGCAACGCGGCCGACGTCGAGCCGGCCGTGGTCGGCCTGCCGGTGAGCCACTGGGAGCAGGGGCCGTACGGGTTCCGGCTCGACCCGGCCCTGGCACCGGGCTTCCTCACCGCGCTGCGCACCGACCGGCTCGGCGAGTGGACGGCGGCGCACCCGAGGCAGGTCACCGCCCTGCGCTGA
- a CDS encoding SigE family RNA polymerase sigma factor: protein MTYEEFADARLAALLRYAVMLTGDPHQAQDLVQETMVRVQLNWRRVARSDVPERYVRRMLTNQFIDWRRGSWARRVLLRGEPDEAVPAPTDHAQSAVDRDQVWSWLSRLPRRQRATLVLRYYEDLPDAEIAEILGCAVGTVRSCISRALATLRAEYVEVCS, encoded by the coding sequence GTGACGTACGAGGAGTTCGCCGACGCGCGGCTGGCCGCCCTGCTGCGGTACGCGGTCATGCTGACCGGCGATCCACACCAGGCGCAGGATCTGGTGCAGGAGACCATGGTGCGGGTCCAGTTGAACTGGCGGCGGGTGGCCCGCAGCGACGTGCCGGAGCGGTACGTGCGCCGGATGCTCACCAACCAGTTCATCGACTGGCGGCGCGGGTCGTGGGCGCGCCGGGTGCTGCTGCGCGGCGAGCCGGACGAGGCGGTGCCGGCACCCACCGACCACGCCCAGTCCGCCGTGGACCGGGACCAGGTCTGGTCCTGGCTGTCCCGGCTGCCCCGCCGGCAGCGCGCCACGCTGGTGCTCCGCTACTACGAGGACCTGCCGGACGCGGAGATCGCCGAGATCCTCGGCTGCGCCGTCGGCACCGTGCGGTCGTGCATCTCGCGCGCCCTGGCCACCCTCCGAGCCGAGTACGTGGAGGTCTGTTCATGA
- a CDS encoding polynucleotide kinase-phosphatase, which translates to MTTLDIPELALVALVGVSGSGKSTFARRHFTPTQVLSSDTFRGLVADDENDQAASGDAFDALHHVAGIRLRRGLLTVVDATNLQPHARAGLVRVAREHDVLPVAIVLDVPEALAWERTQARADRTHGRPVLARMQRDLRQSYARLAREGFRKVHVLRGVEEIDAAQVRYEKLFNDRRELTGPFDIVGDVHGCREELEALLLRLGYRLDRDDAGRPVDAVHPAGRTPVFVGDLVDRGPDSPGVLRLVMGMVAAGHAICVPGNHEQKLLRKLRGRDVRLTHGLAETMAQLETEPAGFVAETAAFIDGLVSHYVLDGGRLVVAHAGLKEAYHGRTSGRVRSFALYGETTGETDEYGLPVRYPWARDYRGSAMVVYGHTPTPEPEWVNNTICLDTGCVFGGKLTALRYPEKELVSVPAVKEWYAPARPLVPATPARPDTVLDLTDVTGRRHLEHAYGSLTVPAENAAAALEVMSRYALDPGRLVWLPPTMAPCSTSTVAGFLEHPQQAFADYRAAGVERVVCEEKHMGSRAVVLVEREPGRFGGGAVHTRTGRPFFGSALDDELLARVRAAIGTAGLWAELETDWLLLDCELLPWSAKAGGLIREQYASVGAAGRAALPAVLATLDAAAGRGLPVTELRGRMADRGTEVEAYSAAYRAYVGRTDGLRGVTLAPFAVLAGAGASHTDRDHGWHLALADRLCAADPEFFTPTRRRVVELADEAAVAAATDWWLELTSAGGEGMVVKPYAGPAARSPKGSLLQPGIKCRGREYLRIIYGPGYTEPGQLAALRKRSLGRKRGLALREHALGLAALDALADDAPLWRRHELVFAILACESEPVDPRL; encoded by the coding sequence ATGACCACCCTGGACATTCCCGAGCTCGCCCTGGTGGCGCTGGTCGGCGTCTCCGGCTCCGGCAAGTCGACCTTCGCCCGCCGGCACTTCACCCCCACCCAGGTGCTCTCCTCGGACACCTTCCGGGGCCTGGTGGCGGACGACGAGAACGACCAGGCCGCCTCCGGCGACGCGTTCGACGCGCTGCACCACGTGGCCGGGATCCGGCTGCGTAGGGGCCTGCTGACCGTGGTCGACGCGACCAACCTCCAGCCGCACGCCCGCGCCGGCCTGGTCCGGGTGGCCCGCGAGCACGACGTGCTGCCGGTGGCGATCGTGCTGGACGTGCCGGAGGCGCTGGCCTGGGAGCGTACGCAGGCCCGGGCCGACCGGACCCACGGCCGGCCGGTGCTCGCCCGGATGCAGCGCGACCTGCGCCAGTCGTACGCGCGGCTGGCCCGGGAGGGCTTCCGCAAGGTGCACGTGCTGCGGGGCGTCGAGGAGATCGACGCGGCACAGGTCCGGTACGAGAAGCTGTTCAATGACCGGCGCGAGCTGACCGGGCCGTTCGACATCGTCGGCGACGTGCACGGGTGCCGCGAGGAGCTGGAGGCGCTGCTGCTCCGGCTGGGCTACCGGCTGGACCGCGACGACGCGGGCCGCCCGGTGGACGCGGTGCACCCGGCCGGGCGTACCCCCGTCTTCGTGGGTGACCTGGTGGACCGCGGCCCGGACTCCCCCGGCGTGCTGCGCCTGGTGATGGGCATGGTGGCGGCCGGGCACGCGATCTGCGTGCCGGGCAACCACGAGCAGAAGCTGCTGCGTAAGCTGCGCGGCCGGGACGTGCGGCTCACCCACGGCCTGGCCGAGACGATGGCCCAACTGGAGACGGAGCCGGCCGGCTTCGTCGCCGAGACGGCCGCCTTCATCGACGGTCTGGTCAGTCACTACGTGCTCGACGGCGGCCGGCTGGTGGTGGCGCACGCCGGCCTCAAGGAGGCCTACCACGGCCGGACGTCCGGCCGGGTCCGGTCGTTCGCGCTGTACGGGGAGACCACCGGCGAGACCGACGAGTACGGGCTGCCGGTGCGCTACCCGTGGGCGCGCGACTACCGGGGTTCGGCGATGGTCGTGTACGGGCACACCCCGACGCCGGAGCCGGAGTGGGTGAACAACACCATCTGCCTCGACACCGGCTGCGTCTTCGGTGGGAAGCTGACCGCGCTGCGCTACCCGGAGAAGGAGCTGGTCTCCGTCCCCGCGGTGAAGGAGTGGTACGCCCCGGCCCGGCCGCTGGTGCCCGCCACGCCCGCCCGCCCGGACACCGTGCTGGACCTAACCGACGTGACCGGACGGCGGCACCTGGAGCACGCGTACGGGTCGCTGACCGTGCCGGCCGAGAACGCCGCCGCCGCGCTGGAGGTGATGAGCCGGTACGCGCTCGACCCGGGCCGGCTGGTCTGGCTGCCGCCGACCATGGCGCCCTGTTCGACGTCGACCGTGGCCGGCTTCCTGGAACACCCGCAGCAGGCGTTCGCCGACTACCGGGCGGCCGGCGTCGAGCGGGTGGTCTGCGAGGAGAAGCACATGGGCTCGCGGGCCGTGGTGCTGGTGGAGCGGGAGCCCGGCCGGTTCGGCGGCGGTGCGGTGCACACCCGTACCGGGCGGCCGTTCTTCGGCTCGGCGCTCGACGACGAGCTGCTGGCAAGGGTCCGCGCCGCGATCGGCACGGCCGGGCTCTGGGCCGAGCTGGAGACCGACTGGCTGCTCCTCGACTGCGAGCTGCTGCCCTGGTCGGCCAAGGCGGGCGGCCTGATCCGCGAGCAGTACGCCTCGGTGGGCGCGGCCGGCCGGGCGGCGCTGCCGGCGGTGCTCGCCACGCTCGACGCGGCGGCCGGCCGAGGGCTGCCGGTGACCGAGCTGCGCGGCCGGATGGCCGACCGGGGCACCGAGGTCGAGGCGTACTCGGCGGCCTACCGGGCGTACGTGGGGCGGACCGACGGGCTGCGCGGGGTGACCCTGGCACCGTTCGCGGTGCTGGCCGGGGCCGGGGCGAGCCACACCGACCGGGACCACGGCTGGCACCTGGCCCTGGCCGACCGGCTCTGCGCGGCCGACCCGGAGTTCTTCACGCCCACCCGACGTCGGGTCGTCGAGCTGGCCGACGAGGCGGCGGTGGCGGCGGCCACCGACTGGTGGCTGGAGCTCACCTCGGCCGGCGGCGAGGGCATGGTGGTCAAGCCGTACGCCGGTCCGGCCGCCCGCTCGCCGAAGGGGTCGCTGCTCCAGCCGGGCATCAAGTGCCGGGGCCGGGAGTACCTGCGGATCATCTACGGTCCCGGGTACACCGAGCCGGGCCAGCTGGCCGCGCTGCGCAAGCGCTCGCTGGGCCGCAAGCGCGGACTGGCGCTGCGCGAACACGCCCTCGGGTTGGCCGCCCTCGACGCGCTGGCCGACGACGCTCCCCTCTGGCGTCGCCACGAGCTGGTCTTCGCGATCCTCGCCTGCGAGTCCGAACCCGTCGACCCCCGCCTCTGA
- a CDS encoding DUF3151 domain-containing protein — translation MQNLLPEPPATLLPAHEEADAALADAAEQDTDQAYAEVAASFPTHSAAWAALATRAFAAGQVVTAYAYARTGYHRGLDQLRRAGWKGHGPVPWSHRPNRGFLRCLYVLSRAAGEIGEADEAARCAQFLRDCDPAAADALASH, via the coding sequence ATGCAGAACCTGTTGCCTGAGCCACCGGCCACCCTCCTGCCCGCGCACGAGGAGGCCGACGCCGCCCTGGCCGACGCCGCGGAGCAGGACACCGACCAGGCGTACGCCGAGGTCGCGGCGAGCTTCCCGACCCACAGCGCGGCCTGGGCGGCGCTCGCCACCCGGGCGTTCGCCGCCGGCCAGGTCGTCACGGCGTACGCGTACGCGCGCACCGGCTACCACCGTGGTCTCGACCAGCTGCGTCGTGCCGGGTGGAAGGGGCACGGCCCGGTGCCCTGGTCGCACCGGCCCAACCGCGGCTTCCTGCGCTGCCTGTACGTGCTGTCCCGGGCGGCCGGCGAGATCGGTGAGGCCGACGAGGCGGCCCGCTGCGCCCAGTTCCTCCGCGACTGCGACCCGGCCGCCGCCGACGCCCTCGCCAGCCACTGA
- the fbaA gene encoding class II fructose-bisphosphate aldolase, protein MPIASPEAYAEMLDRAKAGRFAYPAINVTSSQTLNAALKGFADAESDGIIQVSTGGAEYLSGPSIKDMVTGATAFAAYAHEVAKKYPVNIALHTDHCPKDKLDKFVRPLMAVSQERVKNGQEPLFQSHMWDGSAVPVAENLQIAEELLAQAAKGKIVLEIEVGVVGGEEDGVENAINDKLYTTVEDGLAMVEALGLGEKGRYMAALTFGNVHGVYKPGNVKLRPEVLKQIQDAVGAKYGKEKPLSLVFHGGSGSLLEEIREALDYGVVKMNIDTDTQYAFSRPVADHMFRNYDGVLKVDGEVGNKKMYDPRVWGKAAEAGLAARVVEACEHLRSTGTTMK, encoded by the coding sequence ATGCCCATCGCTTCCCCCGAGGCCTACGCGGAGATGCTGGACCGGGCCAAGGCCGGCCGGTTCGCGTACCCCGCGATCAACGTGACCTCCTCGCAGACGCTGAACGCGGCCCTCAAGGGCTTCGCCGACGCGGAGAGCGACGGCATCATCCAGGTCTCGACCGGTGGCGCGGAGTACCTGTCCGGCCCGTCGATCAAGGACATGGTGACCGGCGCGACGGCGTTCGCCGCGTACGCGCACGAGGTGGCCAAGAAGTACCCGGTCAACATCGCGCTGCACACCGACCACTGCCCGAAGGACAAGCTGGACAAGTTCGTCCGGCCGCTGATGGCCGTCTCGCAGGAGCGGGTCAAGAACGGCCAGGAGCCGCTCTTCCAGTCGCACATGTGGGACGGCTCGGCCGTGCCGGTGGCGGAGAACCTCCAGATCGCCGAGGAGCTGCTCGCCCAGGCCGCCAAGGGCAAGATCGTCCTCGAGATCGAGGTCGGCGTCGTCGGTGGCGAGGAGGACGGCGTCGAGAACGCCATCAACGACAAGCTCTACACCACCGTCGAGGACGGCCTGGCCATGGTCGAGGCGCTCGGCCTCGGCGAGAAGGGCCGCTACATGGCGGCGCTGACCTTCGGCAACGTGCACGGCGTCTACAAGCCGGGCAACGTGAAGCTCCGCCCCGAGGTGCTCAAGCAGATCCAGGACGCGGTCGGCGCCAAGTACGGCAAGGAGAAGCCGCTCAGCCTGGTCTTCCACGGCGGCTCCGGCTCGCTGCTGGAGGAGATCCGCGAGGCGCTGGACTACGGCGTGGTGAAGATGAACATCGACACCGACACCCAGTACGCCTTCTCCCGCCCGGTCGCGGACCACATGTTCCGCAACTACGACGGCGTGCTCAAGGTGGACGGCGAGGTCGGCAACAAGAAGATGTACGACCCGCGGGTCTGGGGCAAGGCCGCCGAGGCCGGTCTCGCCGCCCGCGTCGTGGAGGCCTGCGAGCACCTGCGCTCCACCGGCACCACGATGAAGTGA